CTTCCAAGTGGTGTCGCATAGCCCTGAATTTATTGTTGATGGGGGACATAATCCGCAGGGGGCACAGGCACTGGTCGATTCGCTTGAGGCGAATTATCCCGCACGGCGGACAGTTCTGCTTATCGGGGTTCTGGCTGATAAAGATGTTACGAGCATGCTGCGTCGCGTGTTGCCTTCTGGCTGTGGTGTCGTTTGTATAACCCCACCGAATCCGCGTGCTTTAGGCGCGCAAGAGCTGGCCAGTCAAGTGGTTTCTCTTGCTAAACAGCTTCAAAACGAAAGTATCGCAATTGATGAGAGGCTTCTGAATCCGGTCTGTGCGCCATCCATTGGTCAGGGAGTCACTTGTGCACAGCAGATGGCAGGCGCCGAAGGGCTCGTGTGCGCCTTCGGCAGCCTGTATTCTATTGCCGACATTATGGCAGCGCTTGATAAGCACTCAGCCGACTAAGTTATTTGTATCTTTTGGCATCTCCAGTGTAATAGAAGCTTTCTGCCTATTACACCAGGTATCGCCTGGGAGTATCACGAGAGACAGATACACTTTTGCCCACGTGGAAAAGTCAAATAAACTCTTTTCCTTTATGCTAAAGCAGCTTGTGCGGCATTCGCGCCTGCAAAGCGACCCGACGTGTACGACCAGTTGAGCCCACACCCACCAGAAGGGTAATCGTCGTAAATAAACGTACCGCAGCAAACCTCGCCGGCAGCGTAATAGTTCTCGATCGGCGCACCAGTTGTATCAAGCACCTGGAAATCGGTGTTTACGCGATAGCCACCAAAACTGCCATGGGTGCAGACGCCCATCTGTATGACGTAATACGGAGCCTGCGTTAACGCTTTGAGGTTATCGGCCTTCTTGTTAAATTGCGTGTCTACTCCTGCTTCAGCCATTTCATTGTAGGAAGCCAGTGTTATCGCAGCTGTTTGTGCATTGACACCCATGGCGTTGCAGACAGCTTCAAGGGTATCAGCCTTGGCAGCGAGACCATCAGTAACGCCGCGATCGAGATTATTTTTCTGCTTGTCGCCGAGTGCTTCGTAGGCCGCCTGGTCATAGATGGCGAAGAATTTCTTATCGGGAAAACGCGCGACAGTATAGTAAATATCATGAGTTTGTCCGCCTTCATTCACAAAGCGGTTGCCGTCGCTATCGACCCACATAACCGTTTTACTAATAAGTTTTGATTGACCTGGTTCGATGGGGCAGGACAAAATGCCGTTGGTTCCGCCGTGACCAATGTAATCAGCACCTGCATCAAGCCCCATACGAAGACCTTCACCAGTAAGACCGACGCCAACTTCGGTATAAACACCAGCATAATCGGGCATGTATTCGGCTATCATTTCGTCGTTGCGACAGAACCCGCCTGAAGCCATAATGGTCTTCTTCGCCTGATAGCGCACCAGTTTACCCGTGGCATCAGATGCAATCACGCCAGTGACCGTTCCGTTTTCGATAACCAGTTCTCGCGCAGCAGTACTGAAGTGGAATTTCACGCCGTTTTCGCGCGCAAGTTGTGTGACGGCATCCAAGGCATCAAGGGCGCTTGTTTTGCAGTTGTGTCCGCGCGGCACGGTGTCGGTGCCCTTTAGCGACACGGTATCCTTAAACGGCACCTGTAGATCGTCGGCGAGCCAGTTTATGGTTTCACCGAAGTGGTCGGCGCAAAACTTCTGAATATCGTAATCAAGTTTATCTCCGCCGCGGCGCAGGAAATAAGCAAGTAGATCGTCCGCATTATCATCTATTCCCTGTGCTTTTTGCAGGTTAGTATCAGCGCCGTAGAAAGTGCCAATTGCGAGTGAACTTGACCCTGCAAGCCATGGAAGTTTTTCGATTAAGATGGTGTCGGCTTGCGCACCTGCTGCCGCTGCAGCAGCAGAAACACCTGCTCCGCCACCGCCGACCACTAACACATCACAAGACACCGTACGACTGATATGCTCGTTGTTCTTACGGTTTGCTGCAGGTTGAGGTGCGCAACCCACAAGTGTCCCCAGTGAAGTTGCGGCTGCGCCTCCAATGACTATCCGTGCAAATTGGCGACGGGTCAGATGACACCTTGTTGTGATGGATGTACCCATAAAAGCCCCCTTCTCTACGGACGCGAGATTCTCCTCTGTTCACATCCGTCTGCCTGACAGCTTATATGTTTGCAGCTAGGGGATCAAAACAAAACCAATAGCCCCGCAAGCAAGGGCAAGTATCAGCGCGGCAAGCACATCGCGGGGGAAATGGACGCCG
This genomic interval from Cryptobacterium curtum DSM 15641 contains the following:
- a CDS encoding FAD-dependent oxidoreductase, which gives rise to MGTSITTRCHLTRRQFARIVIGGAAATSLGTLVGCAPQPAANRKNNEHISRTVSCDVLVVGGGGAGVSAAAAAAGAQADTILIEKLPWLAGSSSLAIGTFYGADTNLQKAQGIDDNADDLLAYFLRRGGDKLDYDIQKFCADHFGETINWLADDLQVPFKDTVSLKGTDTVPRGHNCKTSALDALDAVTQLARENGVKFHFSTAARELVIENGTVTGVIASDATGKLVRYQAKKTIMASGGFCRNDEMIAEYMPDYAGVYTEVGVGLTGEGLRMGLDAGADYIGHGGTNGILSCPIEPGQSKLISKTVMWVDSDGNRFVNEGGQTHDIYYTVARFPDKKFFAIYDQAAYEALGDKQKNNLDRGVTDGLAAKADTLEAVCNAMGVNAQTAAITLASYNEMAEAGVDTQFNKKADNLKALTQAPYYVIQMGVCTHGSFGGYRVNTDFQVLDTTGAPIENYYAAGEVCCGTFIYDDYPSGGCGLNWSYTSGRFAGANAAQAALA